In the Nicotiana tabacum cultivar K326 chromosome 16, ASM71507v2, whole genome shotgun sequence genome, one interval contains:
- the LOC107795356 gene encoding putative pectinesterase/pectinesterase inhibitor 46: MTSLNPWGKLDEIQHDRLMARRKTMKRIAIIAISSIVLLSIIIGAVVGGVSHNKNKASRDDNGSSIASSIKAVCSLTLYPDSCISSLSPYAAKGNNLKPQDIYKMSVLVALNELSGASDKFFQSEAFKNINDPAAAKALESCHELLSLALDHLNDTLSVAENSLLDGFDDLRTWLSSAGTYQQTCIDSFENVTSIALSKAAGQNLKNSTEYTSNSLALVTSLEQSVSSLGAIGRRRLMEFSGGDEYPSWLSSNDRKLLQKSAPKIKVNAVVAKDGSGKYKSIKAALKAAPEKSKKRYVIYVKKGIYKENVRIEKTKWNIMIIGDGKDATIVSGNRNFIDGTPTFQSATFAVFGKGFMARDMGFVNTAGAAKHQAVALMSTADESVFYRCKMDAFQDTLYSHSNRQFYRDCNVYGTVDFIFGNSAVVLQNCNIFPRKPMTGQQNTITAQGKLDPNQNTGISIQNCTVMPWGNLTGINTFLGRPWKNYSTTVFMQSNLGDFIHPTGWMPWVGTTAPNTIFYAEYNNVGPGANTKNRVNWKGLKLSLTSKIVSKFTVKPFIQGDKWLPAAGVPFKAI; encoded by the exons ATGACATCTCTTAATCCATGGGGAAAGCTCGACGAAATTCAGCATGATAGGCTCATGGCTCGTCGAAAGACAATGAAGAGAATCGCCATTATCGCCATATCTTCCATTGTTCTTCTGTCCATCATTATTGGTGCAGTGGTTGGTGGTGTTTCTCACAACAAAAACAAGGCTTCCCGAGATGACAATGGGTCGTCAATTGCCTCGAGCATTAAAGCAGTATGCAGTTTAACCCTGTATCCAGACTCTTGTATCTCCAGCCTTTCACCATATGCTGCAAAAGGCAATAATCTCAAACCTCAAGACATCTACAAGATGTCCGTCCTAGTCGCCCTCAACGAGCTCTCTGGTGCCTCGGACAAGTTCTTCCAGAGTGAGGCATTCAAGAACATTAATGATCCAGCAGCCGCCAAAGCTCTTGAGAGTTGCCACGAGCTTTTATCCCTTGCATTGGATCACCTGAACGACACATTGTCAGTTGCTGAGAACTCGTTACTCGATGGCTTTGATGATCTAAGAACATGGTTGAGTTCTGCAGGGACATATCAGCAAACCTGCATTGATAGTTTTGAAAATGTCACTTCAATTGCCTTAAGCAAAGCTGCAGGGCAGAATTTGAAGAACTCCACCGAGTACACCAGCAACAGCTTAGCACTTGTAACCTCATTGGAACAATCCGTTTCAAGTTTAGGCGCCATTGGGAGGAGGCGTTTGATGGAATTTAGTGGCGGCGATGAGTACCCGAGCTGGTTATCCTCAAATGACAG GAAATTGCTTCAGAAATCAGCACCAAAGATAAAGGTGAATGCAGTGGTGGCTAAAGATGGTTCAGGGAAGTACAAGAGCATTAAGGCTGCACTCAAGGCTGCACCAGAGAAGAGCAAGAAGAGATATGTGATCTATGTGAAAAAGGGTATTTACAAAGAGAATGTGAGAATTGAGAAGACTAAATGGAACATTATGATTATTGGTGATGGAAAAGATGCTACCATCGTTTCTGGTAACCGTAACTTCATTGATGGAACTCCTACATTCCAAAGTGCCACATTCG CCGTGTTTGGTAAGGGATTCATGGCACGCGATATGGGATTTGTTAACACAGCTGGTGCAGCCAAGCATCAAGCAGTTGCCTTGATGTCAACCGCAGATGAATCCGTCTTCTACCGCTGCAAAATGGACGCCTTCCAAGACACTCTTTACTCTCATTCCAACAGACAATTCTACAGAGACTGCAATGTCTATGGAACAGTCGACTTCATTTTCGGAAACTCAGCCGTTGTCCTTCAGAACTGCAACATTTTTCCAAGAAAACCAATGACTGGCCAACAGAACACCATCACAGCTCAAGGCAAACTTGATCCAAACCAAAACACTGGAATTTCTATCCAAAACTGTACCGTTATGCCCTGGGGAAACCTTACTGGCATCAACACTTTCTTGGGAAGGCCATGGAAGAATTACTCAACAACTGTTTTCATGCAATCAAATTTGGGAGATTTCATTCATCCAACTGGATGGATGCCATGGGTTGGAACCACTGCTCCAAATACTATCTTTTATGCTGAGTATAACAACGTTGGACCTGGGGCTAATACCAAGAACAGGGTCAATTGGAAAGGCTTGAAATTGAGCCTTACAAGCAAAATTGTAAGCAAGTTTACAGTTAAGCCTTTCATTCAGGGAGACAAATGGCTTCCAGCAGCCGGCGTTCCATTTAAGGCTATTtga